One segment of Daphnia magna isolate NIES linkage group LG2, ASM2063170v1.1, whole genome shotgun sequence DNA contains the following:
- the LOC123470017 gene encoding uncharacterized protein LOC123470017, producing MFCVVEFLDEGKGSAVEIVPKSWCVGHKHCWWPPSLHTADDLTKLLMKSGPIDESTWTIHIAAVLASYNNYGEANVNVAKAMKGLPIHSSTDIEDLGKHKRKRKATMKAASASSSFLSRKSVIPSPANDPFSSDVGDSDVQPQSSDEDMDIQSTPISQRQSEAHNSHIVPHNVGTIRGRKNCGLPLVPTALGLTNRICTKDKAHKTSNHPPSSLNSVLQSPIHDIGSQNSNTFENDYQSTSTSTELSIAASRPVYAVRTRVSKTFPVTECTRLADRADLRSTNHTTTPASSLSEVQYDAQKEEGWIWRKTPISGGWVV from the exons ATGTTTTGTGTCGTCGAATTTCTCGATGAAGGTAAAGGGAGTGCAGTTGAAATCGTGCCAAAGTCTTGGTGTGTTGGACACAAACATTGTTGGTGGCCTCCATCACTGCATACCGCAGATGACTTGACAAAGCTTCTCATGAAATCAGGACCGATAGATGAGTCCACATGGACCATACACATTGCAGCAGTCCTTGCTTCATACA ataatTATGGAGAAGCTAATGTAAATGTTGCAAAAGCTATGAAAGGCTTGCCAATTCATAGCAGTACTGACATCGAAGATCTGGGGAAACATAAACGGAAGCGGAAAGCTACAATGAAGGCAGCCTCAGCCTCCTCGTCTTTCTTGTCTCGTAAATCAGTGATTCCATCGCCAGCAAACGATCCGTTTTCTAGTGATGTGGGCGATAGTGACGTGCAGCCACAATCATCAGATGAAGACATGGATATTCAGTCTACACCCATTAGTCAACGCCAAAGCGAAGCACACAATTCTCATATTGTACCTCACAATGTCGGTACTATTAGAG GAAGGAAGAATTGTGGGCTTCCGCTAGTTCCTACCGCACTAGGGTTAACAAATAGGATTTGTACAAAAGACAAAGCCCACAAAACGAGCAATCACCCCCCATCATCGCTAAATTCAG TATTGCAAAGCCCCATCCATGACATCGGAAGCCAAAACAGCAACACCTTTGAAAATGATTACCAGTCGACCTCCACATCCACCGAGCTGAGTATTGCGGCTTCTAGGCCAGTTTACGCAGTCCGCACCAGAGTTTCAAAGACATTTCCCGTTACTGAATGTACGCGGTTAGCAGACAGAGCGGACTTAAGGTCAACTAACCATACCACTACCCCAGCTTCGTCTCTATCAG AGGTACAGTAtgatgcacaaaaag aggAAGGGTGGATTTGGCGGAAAACCCCCATAAGCGGAGGCTGGGTAGTTTAA
- the LOC123469809 gene encoding uncharacterized protein LOC123469809 — translation MRKMDLIIRNQEIIKATQREHGQLLDIVLKNSSPPEPEIKDALRQFGFKLKTFSDMTKLESILENDVERRTLISYFSGIGGSQSNVVGRILSRAMTNELASQYCYKRQNEEKRAFQNLALCSAVIESVRCQKKLSLTEDAIESKIKNWLRHARARKDGSSNEDE, via the exons ATGAGGAAAATGGATTTGATAATAAGAAACCAGGAAATCATCAAAGCTACGCAGCGGGAACATGGGCAACTGCTCGATATTGTACTTAAAAATTCGTCACCTCCCGAGCCTGAAATAAAAGACGCGCTGCGCCAGTTCGGgttcaaattaaaaacattCTCTGACATGACAAAGCTAGAAAGCATTTTAGAAAATGATGTGGAACGTAGGACACtt aTATCGTATTTCAGCGGAATTGGAGGTAGCCAATCGAATGTCGTTGGCAGAATCCTCAGTCGTGCGATGACAAACGAGCTGGCTAGCCAATACTGCTACAAAAgacaaaacgaagaaaagcGTGCATTCCAAAATTTGGCCCTATGTTCCGCTGTTATCG AATCCGTTCGctgccaaaaaaaattatcccTAACGGAAGACGCAATTGAatctaaaattaaaaactggTTGCGACATGCGCGGGCTAGAAAAGATGGCAGCAGCAATGAAGatgaataa